In Rhinoraja longicauda isolate Sanriku21f chromosome 39, sRhiLon1.1, whole genome shotgun sequence, one DNA window encodes the following:
- the LOC144611051 gene encoding zinc-binding protein A33-like — MAAKDQVQSLTEEVVCPICLDFFTDPVSLECGHNFCRSCITQSWDREERNSCPKCREEFTDRTLRVSWTLARLVEKARTLSLNRTEKESKLHCEEHQEELKLFCKTDKTLFCAAGREHIDHRFMPVKESVENYKGQVKASIQSLTKDKSGIQQMEQQQKEKISGVLEQSHNLQSEITSQFVELHQILTEKEQRVLADIREEEKKILNTMEKHLQVIQENLNSIENEVKSLQEQLDLKDNMSFLKEEAGRKMRVHDEAKSLSVADGALPIERFDNPFLLNNVFRETTDVNKQVSVTLDVETAAPGFKVSEDRKRVKRTGTRRRLPDTGKRFTGSDCVLGSEGFTSGRQYWVVDVAGSQCWSLGVAAESVERKRPVTLTPETGVWSIRRVADGFDALTSPSSRLPARPIPGRVGVYLSYESGTVSFYDADTKSHLHTFTGNKFTGKLYPFFGLYWFGNCLRICSGSAPGV, encoded by the exons atggctgcgaaagaccaggtccagagtttaaccgaggaggtagtttgtcccatctgcctggatttcttcaccgatccagtgtcactggagtgtgggcacaacttctgccgctcctgtatcacacagagttgggacagggaggagagaaactcatGCCcgaaatgtagagaggagtttacagaccgcaccctcagggtcagTTGGACCTTGGCGAGACTGgttgagaaagctcgaacactgagcctgaatcgaacagagaaggaaagtaaacttcactgcgaggaacatcaggaagaactgaagctgttttgtaaaACTGACAAGACGCtgttttgtgcagctgggcgggaacacatagatcaccgcttcatgccggttaaagaatctgttgaaaactacaag ggtcaggttaaagcttccatccagtctctcacaaaagataaatcagggatccagcaaatggagcagcaacagaaagagaagatttctggagttctg gaacagtcacacaaccttcagtcagagatcacatcccagtttgttgaactgcaccagattctcactgagaaagagcagcgcgtactggcagatatccgggaggaagagaagaagattctgaATACAATGGAGAAACATCTCCAagtgattcaagagaatttaaattccattgagaACGAAGTCAAAAGCTTACAGGAACAGCTGGATCTCAAAGACAACATGTCATTTTTGAAG gaggaagctggtcgcaagatGAG GGTTCATGATGAAGCCAAATCACTGTCGGTTGCAGATGGTGCCTTGCCGATCGAAAGATTCGATAACCCTTTTTTGCTCAACAACGTATTTAGAGAAACAACTGACGTCAACAAGCAAG tctccgtcaccctggatgtggaaacagcggctcCGGGGTTcaaggtgtctgaggatcggaagagggtgaaacGGACCGGGACCAGGAggcgtctccctgacaccgggaagaggtttacaggcagtgattgtgtgctgggatcggagggattcacatcggggagacaatACTGGGTGGTGGACGTGGCGGGGAGTCagtgctggagtctgggagtcgccgcagagtctgtggagaggaagagaccggtcacactgaccccggagactggagtctggagcatcaggcgggtggctgacgggtttgatgcactcacctccccttcATCCCGTCtacccgcccgtcccatccccgggagggtgggagtttatctcagttacgagtccgggacagtttcattttacgacgcggacaccaagtcccatctccacaccttcactgggaataaattcacggggaaactttatcctttcttcgggcttTATTGGTTTGGAAACTGCCTgaggatctgctccggttccgctccgggtgtgtaa